One genomic segment of Bdellovibrionales bacterium includes these proteins:
- a CDS encoding AgmX/PglI C-terminal domain-containing protein: protein MQGTYGRLILENEMGRVVRTLDWESESAVLVFRHDTNRIEIHPDLKWLDQEGVGYTTILDEISRTQLELKPIEIEGIGRLALVPQVSNHEVNIKIFEEDGSRHWWRSLAMSTVGIGGLIFLSLTMPRENLQSVETPTEHVVKLIKERAQEVVEQPAPAKPLVVAPRQALPHSFGRSSGGPLIGGGGSGGGIKRMGALGVLGTLTATGQKQFGGVNLGAIKTSPGPGRGGGSASSGGVQTTLYGRGILSAPLGGGGNIYGSGGLGTDGVGSTGKGGGQDGGGQIALYGANGDGTSSYGTKGKGGGKEGYGQNTMIGSAGGAPVPLGREAIIQGGLDSEMISAVIQKNMGQVRFCYEQGLQGDPKLSGRVAINFIIGTSGLVKIADIGSTSLNSKIVEDCILLRLKSWKFPLPEGGVEVKVSYPFLLRRTGQG, encoded by the coding sequence ATGCAGGGAACTTACGGGCGGTTGATTTTAGAGAATGAAATGGGTCGGGTTGTTCGAACTCTTGATTGGGAGAGTGAATCAGCTGTTCTCGTTTTTCGGCACGATACCAACCGCATTGAAATTCATCCAGATCTGAAGTGGCTGGATCAGGAAGGCGTCGGATATACAACGATCCTTGATGAAATTTCTCGCACTCAGCTTGAACTGAAACCGATTGAGATAGAAGGAATTGGTCGATTGGCGCTCGTTCCTCAAGTATCCAATCATGAAGTAAATATCAAAATATTCGAGGAGGATGGAAGTCGACATTGGTGGCGGAGTCTCGCAATGTCGACAGTCGGTATTGGTGGATTGATTTTTTTGTCTTTAACAATGCCTCGGGAGAATCTCCAATCAGTTGAGACGCCAACGGAACACGTCGTAAAACTAATCAAAGAGAGAGCCCAAGAGGTGGTGGAGCAGCCAGCGCCGGCGAAACCATTGGTGGTGGCACCGAGACAAGCCCTGCCGCATTCGTTTGGGAGATCTTCAGGTGGACCTCTTATCGGAGGAGGAGGGAGCGGTGGAGGGATCAAGCGTATGGGTGCTCTCGGAGTACTCGGAACTTTGACAGCCACAGGTCAAAAGCAGTTTGGGGGAGTGAATTTGGGTGCTATCAAAACTTCCCCGGGTCCAGGGCGAGGGGGAGGATCTGCGAGCAGTGGTGGAGTTCAAACAACACTCTATGGGCGAGGAATTTTGTCAGCGCCCTTAGGTGGTGGAGGAAATATCTATGGCTCGGGAGGCCTGGGGACGGATGGGGTCGGCTCGACAGGCAAGGGTGGAGGTCAAGACGGTGGGGGCCAAATTGCTCTCTATGGAGCGAACGGAGACGGTACCAGTAGCTACGGAACTAAAGGCAAAGGTGGCGGCAAAGAGGGCTATGGACAAAATACCATGATAGGTTCGGCTGGTGGCGCTCCCGTACCTCTGGGGAGAGAGGCAATTATTCAGGGCGGTCTCGACAGTGAAATGATCTCGGCGGTGATTCAAAAAAATATGGGACAAGTCCGATTTTGTTACGAGCAGGGCTTGCAGGGTGATCCAAAACTTTCGGGTAGAGTGGCCATAAATTTTATTATTGGAACAAGTGGATTGGTAAAAATTGCGGACATAGGCAGCACATCGCTCAATTCAAAGATCGTTGAAGACTGCATTCTGCTTCGTTTGAAATCATGGAAATTTCCGTTACCCGAGGGGGGAGTTGAAGTCAAAGTATCATACCCCTTCCTATTACGTAGGACCGGCCAGGGCTGA
- a CDS encoding outer membrane beta-barrel domain-containing protein — translation MELMKRQRGRISKLILAFISFAVMNTSVADLMEDFNSLGGNNVLLEKAQALNPDTKIEIVQNRIVNRHLRNEFQFGYGNVIGGDAYLNSQYAGLDYSFHFNPRWSLGFKYSYYMNELASEGSHLISQFGYIPELDWPKQSYQGVINYYPIYGKFNFFGIGIVHFDFYVLAGYGNIELKSGHTAAVTAGGGFGFWFSQHLTSRLELRYLNYESERLAGAANMKLMVANFGLGYLL, via the coding sequence ATGGAATTGATGAAAAGACAAAGAGGAAGAATTTCCAAACTGATTTTGGCTTTTATTTCGTTCGCAGTCATGAATACAAGCGTGGCCGACCTGATGGAGGATTTTAATTCCCTGGGTGGAAATAATGTTCTTTTAGAAAAAGCCCAGGCACTTAACCCCGACACTAAAATTGAAATTGTTCAGAACCGTATCGTCAATCGTCACTTGAGAAATGAATTTCAATTTGGTTACGGCAATGTTATTGGAGGAGACGCTTATTTAAATAGTCAGTACGCAGGCCTGGACTACAGTTTTCACTTTAATCCGCGATGGTCTTTAGGATTTAAGTATTCCTACTATATGAATGAATTGGCCTCAGAGGGAAGCCACTTAATTAGCCAATTTGGTTACATTCCTGAATTGGATTGGCCAAAGCAGTCCTATCAAGGGGTCATCAACTATTACCCTATCTACGGTAAGTTTAATTTCTTTGGTATTGGGATCGTTCATTTCGATTTTTATGTCTTGGCGGGATACGGCAACATTGAACTGAAATCAGGTCATACGGCGGCAGTCACAGCTGGTGGTGGTTTTGGTTTTTGGTTTTCTCAACATCTCACCAGTCGTTTGGAATTACGCTATCTCAATTATGAGAGCGAGAGACTGGCGGGAGCGGCAAATATGAAGTTGATGGTAGCAAATTTTGGGCTTGGGTATTTGTTATGA
- a CDS encoding TlpA family protein disulfide reductase, producing the protein MRHGLNGMIAVVFAGAIMWLGWWKYQDFLTQGSRPPPGTQKLNEMEVEGVPDFSIEDLDGNRVELSDFKNKIVILSFWASWCEPCVQEFPSLVHLIKEMKGDVVLLAISADHTLEALQAFIKAFDAKDPNIKIMWDKSQRVAGLYGTEVLPESYILGYQNKVIRKIAGVDKWDGPQAISFFKELVELRNPKIKEDTDAEEEEEPVEAGGAGGK; encoded by the coding sequence ATGAGACACGGATTAAATGGGATGATCGCTGTTGTATTTGCTGGTGCCATTATGTGGCTCGGGTGGTGGAAGTATCAGGATTTTTTGACTCAAGGCTCGCGTCCCCCTCCAGGAACGCAGAAATTAAATGAAATGGAAGTGGAGGGGGTCCCTGATTTTAGTATTGAAGATCTTGACGGAAATCGTGTGGAGCTTTCTGATTTCAAGAATAAAATTGTTATCCTGAGCTTTTGGGCTTCCTGGTGTGAGCCCTGCGTTCAGGAATTTCCGTCTTTAGTTCACTTGATCAAGGAAATGAAAGGTGATGTTGTGTTGCTGGCGATCAGTGCTGACCATACCCTCGAAGCCCTTCAGGCATTCATTAAGGCTTTTGATGCGAAGGATCCGAATATTAAAATTATGTGGGACAAGTCACAGAGGGTGGCAGGCCTTTACGGCACCGAGGTTCTTCCAGAGTCATATATATTGGGATATCAAAATAAAGTGATCCGTAAAATAGCAGGCGTGGACAAATGGGATGGCCCACAGGCCATTTCTTTTTTTAAGGAATTGGTTGAGCTCAGAAATCCAAAAATAAAAGAAGACACGGATGCGGAGGAAGAAGAAGAGCCTGTAGAGGCTGGAGGAGCGGGGGGGAAGTGA
- a CDS encoding GNAT family N-acetyltransferase gives MRIHIREADRSNFNEIDLVIGRAMEAVLETIPEFNSDPKLAREVFPDFTYEKTKGLILGSDSSDRHHRILVASDEHEELIGHSVFSIKTDADNLAYGSFFSHYLTPEHRRFGIASRLLASAEEWMIGLGSKYAKAQTHIKNIKAQNLFRKCGYQVTGSLIGRWPYYELKKNW, from the coding sequence ATGAGAATTCATATTCGTGAGGCAGACAGATCTAATTTCAATGAGATTGATCTCGTGATTGGTCGAGCCATGGAGGCCGTTCTCGAAACAATTCCCGAGTTCAATAGCGATCCAAAGCTCGCTCGCGAGGTGTTTCCTGATTTTACCTATGAAAAAACAAAAGGCCTCATCCTAGGCTCAGACTCTTCTGATCGGCATCACCGGATTCTAGTCGCCTCTGACGAACACGAAGAACTCATAGGACATTCTGTCTTTTCTATCAAAACAGATGCCGACAACTTGGCTTACGGGAGTTTTTTTAGTCACTATCTCACACCAGAACATCGACGTTTTGGAATTGCCTCACGCTTGTTAGCTTCAGCCGAAGAATGGATGATAGGATTGGGAAGCAAGTACGCAAAGGCCCAAACTCACATTAAAAACATAAAAGCACAAAATCTATTTCGTAAGTGTGGCTATCAGGTAACGGGATCTCTCATCGGTCGGTGGCCCTATTATGAGCTAAAGAAAAATTGGTAG
- a CDS encoding TIGR03545 family protein produces MSSPKTPEKEKVKKVKGPLRWEAVVPVTVICVCAGLYFSFLFDSHLRFLIEFTGTHIHGAEVNVGRVKTSFLGGSFRLSELQVTDKEDPSRNLFSIGEIRFGFLWDALLRAKFVVEEASIVDIQAFPPRLRPGKILPVESSVNDGKSPALAKLESGILDQTKKEFEGNLLSDLANIIEGADPTAQIKNLESNLKSNLKIKELEASLKEKQALWDARIKALPRSDELKDFETRVKAIKIDTKDPVKFAASIGEIQSLVKEADQKIKSVKETSDGVNSDLKAIDTAFKDLDQVIKQDVQDLEKHFKIPQIDVGDFSKKLFGKMFADKLVTIQKYMTVAREYLPPQKTDEQKKASADEQIVPRPRSDGKNYRFPVTRGYPLFWLKKASISSEPSQSSEYSGRVKGELLDLTSNPAQIGKPTIINFEGDFPKQMLMGLVTKITLDHTTDNPKETMQASIASFPVQPQKFSDSAEVKLILTQAKGSSDLNAVLENEELKITVKNNFADLKYDIEARSKMVHEILTNVTSGIPVITLDASATGNWKNLNLGLRSNLGDEIAKGFKKQLDEKIEQARAKIKALIDEKIAGERAKFTAEVDKVKAQVNKELDKVNSEVNKAKKDAEDRLTGSKKSSEDGQKKKVEEAGKKVIEDLKKKIKFK; encoded by the coding sequence TTGAGCTCACCGAAAACACCAGAAAAAGAAAAAGTAAAAAAAGTGAAGGGGCCTTTGAGATGGGAGGCCGTCGTTCCCGTCACAGTTATATGTGTGTGTGCTGGATTGTATTTTTCTTTTCTGTTCGATAGCCACCTTCGCTTCTTGATCGAATTTACGGGAACCCACATTCATGGGGCTGAGGTGAATGTTGGCCGAGTAAAAACCAGTTTTTTAGGTGGAAGCTTTCGTCTTTCTGAATTGCAGGTCACAGACAAGGAGGATCCTTCTCGAAATCTTTTTTCAATCGGTGAAATTCGCTTTGGTTTCTTGTGGGATGCCCTTCTTCGGGCAAAATTCGTGGTCGAAGAGGCCTCTATTGTTGATATCCAAGCCTTTCCTCCCCGGCTGAGGCCCGGTAAGATACTTCCTGTGGAATCCAGTGTCAATGACGGGAAATCACCAGCCCTGGCAAAGCTTGAAAGTGGAATTCTCGACCAAACCAAGAAGGAATTTGAGGGTAATCTTCTGAGTGATTTGGCCAATATCATTGAGGGAGCCGATCCCACTGCTCAAATTAAAAATCTTGAATCTAATCTTAAGTCGAACCTTAAGATTAAGGAACTGGAGGCCAGTCTCAAAGAGAAGCAAGCCTTGTGGGATGCACGCATTAAAGCTCTCCCAAGAAGTGACGAGCTCAAGGATTTTGAAACGAGAGTTAAGGCCATAAAAATTGACACCAAAGATCCCGTTAAATTTGCCGCCTCCATCGGAGAAATCCAATCTCTTGTAAAAGAGGCTGATCAAAAAATAAAATCGGTCAAAGAAACAAGCGACGGGGTTAACAGCGATTTAAAAGCCATCGACACCGCATTTAAAGACCTCGATCAGGTCATTAAGCAAGACGTCCAAGACTTAGAAAAGCATTTCAAGATCCCTCAAATCGACGTGGGTGATTTCTCAAAAAAATTGTTTGGAAAGATGTTTGCAGATAAGCTCGTAACTATCCAAAAATATATGACGGTGGCCCGCGAATATCTTCCTCCCCAAAAAACTGATGAGCAAAAGAAGGCTTCAGCTGACGAACAAATTGTCCCTCGACCCCGAAGCGATGGCAAAAACTACCGTTTTCCCGTCACTCGCGGATACCCTCTTTTTTGGCTCAAAAAAGCCAGCATTAGCTCTGAGCCCAGTCAAAGCAGCGAATACAGCGGACGTGTTAAGGGTGAACTTCTTGATTTGACCTCGAATCCCGCCCAGATTGGGAAACCAACCATAATTAACTTTGAAGGCGATTTTCCAAAGCAAATGCTCATGGGCCTCGTAACAAAAATTACTTTGGATCATACGACGGACAACCCAAAAGAAACAATGCAAGCAAGCATTGCTTCTTTTCCAGTCCAGCCTCAAAAATTTTCAGACAGCGCGGAAGTTAAGCTCATACTAACCCAAGCCAAGGGAAGTTCTGATCTCAATGCCGTGCTCGAAAATGAAGAACTCAAAATCACAGTTAAAAATAACTTTGCTGATCTAAAATATGATATCGAAGCCAGATCAAAAATGGTCCATGAGATTCTGACAAATGTAACCTCTGGAATACCCGTCATAACACTCGACGCAAGTGCCACTGGAAATTGGAAAAATCTTAATTTAGGACTGCGATCAAATTTGGGTGATGAAATAGCAAAGGGCTTTAAGAAACAATTGGACGAAAAGATTGAGCAGGCCAGAGCCAAGATAAAGGCGCTTATAGACGAAAAAATCGCGGGAGAGCGAGCCAAATTTACCGCCGAAGTAGACAAGGTCAAAGCACAGGTCAACAAGGAACTCGACAAGGTCAACAGCGAAGTCAATAAGGCCAAAAAGGATGCCGAAGACCGCCTCACCGGGAGCAAAAAATCCTCTGAGGACGGACAAAAGAAGAAAGTAGAAGAAGCAGGCAAAAAGGTCATTGAGGACTTGAAGAAGAAGATAAAATTTAAATGA
- a CDS encoding TIGR03546 family protein: MGLILKQVFQFIKLLNSENGTNQIAAGLAAGFILGMTPALSLQTLLVFACIFLFRIQAGAAMVSAGFFSFAGYLLDPIFDVVGRKVLEMPSLQETFVLLYNLPIIPFTRFNNSIVMGSGVFTIVASPFVFVIARLLVLKYQKDILERFKNTKIWKGIQATSLYKWYFKYDQLYGA; encoded by the coding sequence ATGGGATTAATCCTCAAACAGGTCTTTCAATTCATCAAACTTTTGAATTCTGAAAACGGAACCAATCAAATTGCTGCCGGTCTCGCTGCTGGATTCATTTTGGGAATGACTCCCGCGCTGTCCCTGCAAACTCTTTTGGTCTTTGCTTGCATTTTTCTGTTCAGAATTCAGGCTGGGGCTGCAATGGTTTCTGCCGGATTTTTTTCTTTTGCGGGCTACCTGCTTGATCCTATTTTTGATGTGGTTGGAAGAAAGGTTCTCGAGATGCCAAGCCTCCAGGAAACCTTCGTTTTACTTTACAATCTTCCCATTATTCCCTTTACTCGATTCAACAATTCCATCGTCATGGGCTCCGGCGTTTTTACGATCGTCGCCAGCCCCTTTGTTTTTGTGATCGCTCGTTTGTTAGTTTTGAAATATCAGAAAGACATTTTAGAGCGATTTAAAAACACAAAGATTTGGAAGGGCATTCAGGCCACCTCCCTTTACAAATGGTATTTTAAATACGATCAGCTTTACGGAGCCTGA
- a CDS encoding NAD-dependent epimerase/dehydratase family protein: MDRRTWLVTGAAGFIGSHLVGRLLGESQKVVGVDNLSTGKWENLQEVLGRLTNGQQKSFSFICDDIGNVRMMERALSGVHVVLHQAAVASVPLSIESPHYVHDTNVTGFLNILNSAKNEGVKRVVYASSSAVYGDNPTAIKSEGDLGELLSPYAVTKFIDELYAAQFHRHYKMETVGLRYFNVYGPRQDPQGSYAAVIPKWIEALRKGDPILIHGDGTTTRDFCHVDDVVAANILGATVTRQSAFGKSYNICSGEETSLSSLAEGLVSHWSKKFPQAPRPEITYSRFRDGDIYKSCGSYELVQKELGFAPRLRLSDGLIKLFDNLSDQ; encoded by the coding sequence ATGGATAGAAGGACGTGGTTAGTTACGGGAGCGGCTGGGTTTATTGGTTCTCACCTCGTGGGACGTCTTCTTGGCGAAAGCCAAAAAGTGGTCGGGGTTGACAATCTTTCTACGGGCAAGTGGGAGAACCTGCAGGAGGTGTTGGGTCGGTTAACTAACGGCCAACAGAAAAGTTTTTCATTTATCTGTGACGACATCGGGAATGTGAGGATGATGGAGAGGGCTCTGAGCGGCGTTCATGTTGTTCTCCATCAGGCGGCAGTGGCTTCAGTGCCTTTAAGTATCGAAAGTCCTCATTATGTACATGATACGAACGTCACGGGTTTTCTCAATATTTTGAATTCGGCGAAGAACGAGGGCGTTAAGCGCGTGGTTTATGCTTCAAGCAGTGCTGTTTACGGAGATAATCCGACCGCAATTAAGTCTGAGGGTGATTTGGGAGAGTTACTTTCGCCCTATGCCGTGACTAAATTCATTGACGAGTTGTATGCCGCGCAATTCCATCGTCACTATAAAATGGAAACGGTTGGACTGAGATATTTTAATGTTTATGGGCCGAGGCAGGACCCGCAAGGATCCTATGCAGCAGTCATTCCAAAATGGATTGAAGCTCTTCGCAAAGGTGATCCGATTTTGATTCATGGAGATGGAACGACAACGCGGGATTTTTGTCATGTGGATGACGTTGTGGCGGCAAATATTTTGGGGGCCACAGTCACTCGTCAAAGTGCCTTTGGTAAGAGCTATAATATCTGCAGTGGTGAGGAAACGAGCTTGAGTTCACTCGCGGAAGGACTCGTTAGCCATTGGAGTAAAAAGTTCCCTCAGGCCCCTCGACCTGAGATAACTTACAGTCGCTTTCGTGATGGAGATATTTACAAATCTTGCGGAAGCTACGAATTGGTTCAGAAGGAGTTGGGATTTGCTCCCAGGCTTCGTCTTTCTGACGGGCTTATCAAGTTGTTCGACAATCTCAGTGACCAATGA
- a CDS encoding AAA family ATPase has translation MTSVRFAPNFMISIQVISIFVGYLFYPCSARAEMPTRYSEILDTLSGSDRQVADSPDLIVLSEAINDLKQFRYSESFVALCDRYQVELDRLAKGGDTGSGRLDSLNILNRLLDGIEDLATIHNTSRIFELSEATKEILQAQTDDILKDIPGRFDTILNSVNERRIRLPSADAKPDPGEASLQGHTPESSGGDGVLTPEEPAHKLILDRLDSLEKALKEQIKGQPEAVQMLVNAESELLIYGRRKKPKIMVLMGPDGTGKETIAKVYTDVLHGYKGAHEKHMFRVPTLKRHADLWQVMGAVVGHEGAGKFPPFLAFLAEHSGGRYQVKKRIFLGGNTEVYLEEDPNWDPKTVPERGIVFLDGFQNWSSDMKDAFLGQAIETGIFQLNNPTAELSSISVPITFIISTTVNGDREGRPLSYDQMMEKWKASGNNPGRLRKDLEASQGSGIVHQQGEARGISQSLLNSFPDDSIVRMRPLGPDTLQEIVRQRLQDLSEELSASGAFGKYSLQWSEKLVRFLQEYHYVAENNASQINSRLADLVKRTLTEAFRSGRIEASDHPRAIHLDVEENSDRTFDLLFKMTANENENQNESPPDRDQNKPAQEFRLRITVTEIDKPKEPISDDRIRELLKIPARLNERVFGIERVVDRLGTALLNAEESRTGGLTPDTATSPATIFMFVGPPGNGKTQTGKEIANILGVEPKTIDCSQIQSVSDVKARILGMRDSLGASTPSEFMKAYDRSNGRLVVILDEIINAQNALTVLPSLYDILAEPVVRTFSDGEPRVMTHVTFVMTGNIGESFYRAVPTKIPDINRQGAFQEIHGMMMKDPEKRRRLLERFLTPAFLRRVGFQNIFFYGPLDFKAIRGLFQLKIMEEIERLKPKPDRRGWHVHFRTKESFLRILEAFEDNGYRIEEQGSSIDLFVKQDFGARLRELLHHNLVSTGSKVVLDFDPLTGTTRDTFNGDVRILHLRVDVFGEPKTGDSVPGVDMGAGAPPLQTLWLTLKGKETPDIPTRVQADEVLTAFHEVGHEVGRKVLFGNTRTHERISLKPGVAEIAEQIVYFLGVAEHNDIKELTPSKATVLRDIAVKFGGDVAQSLLTKGGSGDAGKSNDMERATELAHRAILKWGLSKKWGPQTMPSDPNLSMESYIAELPEKRKELLFREVNQWLAEGKELVRRALLANLDNVVIPLGFELLQKLTMEKEDLDKFYETHQVFVEGSPEYRNPVRRWTGTALRARLSPIIHSPSTLVPELLPGISPPESVADISAILKQHKARAVSEVALPSNLPVFEKTNTKSDGRAGACRSALLKQAQ, from the coding sequence ATGACTTCCGTCCGCTTTGCCCCGAATTTTATGATTTCCATCCAAGTCATTTCGATTTTTGTCGGATATTTATTTTATCCTTGTTCTGCTCGTGCCGAGATGCCAACGAGATACAGCGAAATTTTAGATACCTTGAGCGGAAGTGACCGGCAAGTTGCAGATTCACCAGATTTAATTGTCCTCTCAGAAGCAATAAATGATCTCAAGCAATTTCGTTACTCGGAGAGTTTTGTGGCTCTTTGTGATCGTTATCAGGTCGAATTGGACCGGCTTGCCAAAGGAGGGGATACTGGTAGCGGGCGTTTAGATTCTTTAAATATCTTAAATCGACTCTTAGATGGTATTGAGGATTTGGCGACTATTCACAATACCAGCAGAATTTTTGAGCTAAGTGAAGCCACCAAGGAGATTCTACAAGCGCAAACGGACGATATTTTGAAGGATATCCCAGGCCGCTTCGATACAATATTAAATTCTGTAAATGAACGTCGGATAAGATTGCCGTCCGCAGACGCAAAGCCTGATCCGGGCGAGGCTTCCTTACAGGGGCATACGCCTGAATCTTCAGGAGGAGATGGGGTGTTGACGCCCGAGGAGCCGGCCCACAAGCTTATTCTGGATCGATTGGATAGCTTGGAGAAGGCTCTGAAGGAACAAATAAAGGGGCAGCCTGAAGCCGTGCAGATGTTGGTGAATGCCGAAAGTGAACTTCTTATTTATGGTCGGCGCAAGAAACCTAAAATCATGGTTCTCATGGGACCTGATGGAACGGGGAAAGAGACAATTGCGAAAGTCTACACGGATGTTCTTCATGGTTATAAAGGCGCTCATGAAAAACATATGTTTCGCGTTCCCACCTTGAAAAGACATGCAGATCTTTGGCAAGTGATGGGGGCCGTCGTGGGACATGAGGGTGCCGGAAAATTTCCTCCTTTCTTGGCCTTTTTAGCGGAACACTCGGGCGGGCGCTATCAGGTCAAGAAGAGAATCTTTCTTGGTGGAAATACGGAAGTCTACTTAGAGGAAGATCCGAATTGGGATCCCAAGACGGTACCGGAGCGGGGGATTGTTTTTCTCGATGGTTTTCAAAATTGGTCCTCTGACATGAAGGACGCCTTTTTGGGACAAGCCATAGAGACAGGAATATTTCAGTTGAACAATCCAACCGCTGAACTTTCATCGATCTCTGTACCCATCACTTTCATTATATCCACAACTGTAAACGGGGATAGGGAGGGTCGCCCTCTCAGTTATGATCAAATGATGGAGAAGTGGAAGGCCTCAGGGAACAATCCCGGTCGTCTTCGAAAAGATTTGGAGGCCAGTCAAGGGTCAGGCATTGTGCACCAACAAGGCGAAGCTCGCGGAATTTCGCAAAGCCTACTAAATAGTTTTCCAGATGATTCAATTGTGCGGATGCGTCCTCTGGGGCCTGATACTCTTCAAGAAATTGTGAGACAAAGACTGCAGGATTTGAGTGAAGAGCTGAGCGCAAGTGGCGCATTTGGAAAATACTCTCTTCAGTGGTCCGAGAAACTCGTTAGATTTTTGCAGGAGTATCACTACGTAGCAGAGAACAATGCCTCCCAGATTAACAGTCGGCTCGCCGATTTGGTTAAGCGAACTTTGACGGAGGCTTTTCGAAGTGGGAGGATTGAAGCTTCTGATCATCCAAGAGCAATTCACCTCGACGTCGAGGAAAATTCAGATCGAACATTTGATTTGCTGTTTAAAATGACAGCAAATGAAAATGAAAATCAAAATGAAAGTCCGCCAGACAGAGATCAAAATAAACCCGCTCAGGAATTTCGCCTGAGAATCACAGTGACTGAAATTGATAAGCCAAAAGAACCGATTTCGGACGACAGAATTCGAGAGCTTCTAAAAATCCCAGCTCGCCTGAACGAAAGAGTCTTTGGAATTGAAAGGGTTGTCGATAGATTGGGGACGGCATTATTGAACGCAGAAGAAAGTCGAACGGGCGGACTCACCCCAGACACCGCGACTTCACCTGCCACTATTTTCATGTTTGTGGGTCCCCCAGGTAACGGAAAGACTCAGACGGGAAAGGAAATTGCTAATATCTTGGGGGTTGAGCCAAAAACTATCGATTGCTCTCAGATACAGTCAGTGAGTGACGTCAAAGCAAGAATCTTGGGTATGCGTGATTCGTTGGGCGCTTCTACTCCTTCCGAATTCATGAAGGCTTATGATCGAAGCAACGGCAGGCTGGTTGTCATTCTAGATGAGATAATCAACGCTCAAAATGCACTCACTGTTTTGCCCTCTCTCTATGATATTCTGGCTGAGCCGGTTGTGAGAACCTTCTCGGACGGAGAACCACGAGTGATGACTCACGTGACTTTTGTTATGACGGGAAACATTGGAGAAAGTTTTTATCGGGCCGTCCCAACGAAGATTCCTGATATCAACCGTCAGGGGGCTTTCCAAGAAATCCATGGAATGATGATGAAAGACCCCGAAAAACGTCGAAGATTGCTTGAGAGATTCCTGACTCCCGCTTTTCTCAGGCGCGTGGGGTTTCAAAATATTTTCTTTTACGGTCCGCTCGATTTCAAAGCCATCCGAGGTCTTTTCCAGTTGAAGATAATGGAGGAAATTGAAAGGCTCAAGCCGAAGCCAGATCGAAGGGGTTGGCATGTTCATTTCAGAACTAAGGAATCATTCCTTCGAATCCTAGAGGCCTTTGAGGACAATGGGTACAGAATAGAGGAGCAAGGGAGTTCAATTGATCTTTTTGTCAAACAGGACTTCGGGGCTCGATTGCGTGAGCTCCTTCATCATAACTTGGTCTCCACTGGCTCGAAGGTCGTGCTTGATTTTGATCCGTTGACCGGAACGACGAGAGATACTTTTAACGGGGATGTCAGAATTCTGCATTTACGGGTAGATGTTTTTGGAGAGCCAAAGACGGGGGATTCTGTTCCTGGAGTTGATATGGGCGCGGGTGCTCCGCCATTACAGACCCTCTGGTTGACCCTAAAAGGAAAGGAAACACCAGATATTCCAACGAGAGTTCAAGCTGATGAAGTGTTGACCGCCTTTCACGAAGTTGGACATGAGGTGGGGAGGAAAGTCCTATTTGGAAATACACGCACTCACGAGAGGATATCGTTAAAACCAGGAGTTGCAGAGATTGCAGAGCAGATTGTCTATTTTCTGGGAGTGGCCGAACACAATGACATCAAGGAGCTGACTCCCTCCAAAGCAACCGTCTTGAGAGACATCGCTGTTAAGTTTGGAGGAGATGTGGCCCAATCTCTTTTGACGAAGGGTGGCAGCGGGGACGCCGGCAAGAGCAATGACATGGAACGAGCCACCGAGCTCGCTCACAGGGCCATACTTAAATGGGGTCTTTCAAAAAAATGGGGGCCACAAACGATGCCGAGCGACCCAAATTTATCGATGGAGTCTTATATCGCTGAGCTTCCCGAAAAGCGAAAGGAACTATTGTTTCGAGAAGTCAATCAATGGTTGGCCGAAGGGAAAGAGCTTGTAAGAAGAGCTCTATTGGCAAACTTGGACAACGTGGTCATTCCCCTGGGATTCGAGTTACTGCAGAAGCTAACTATGGAAAAGGAGGACCTCGACAAATTTTATGAGACTCACCAAGTTTTTGTTGAGGGTTCTCCGGAATACAGAAATCCCGTGAGAAGGTGGACGGGCACGGCCTTGCGAGCGAGGTTAAGCCCAATCATTCATTCGCCCTCGACTTTGGTCCCAGAACTTCTTCCCGGAATTTCGCCTCCAGAAAGTGTTGCTGACATTTCTGCAATTCTTAAACAACATAAAGCAAGAGCGGTCTCAGAAGTTGCTTTGCCATCCAATCTTCCTGTCTTTGAGAAGACGAATACCAAATCCGATGGGAGAGCGGGAGCATGCCGAAGCGCACTTTTGAAGCAAGCTCAGTAG